AGACAGGAGGAAAGCTATCCAGGACCTTAATACGTGCACCAAAACCAACTGAGGTAAAGATTCTTCTGTTCAATTCCCATTTATGCTCATGCAGCTGTCCTGCATCAAAAAAGACGAAGCCATCAAAACGCTTGTTAAACCTATGGTTATATTCTAACGAAGCGATCTGCATGGTAAGGCCCCCTTTGGGATCTTTGCTTTTTTGGAATCTAGGTCCAATGCGGTAAGCTCTATAGCCGCGAATGACATTATCCCCCCCAAGAAAGAGTCTTTCATCTAAAGGTAAGTCATCAAGTCCTTTACCAAATGGATCGATACAGCGTAAATCCAAACGCCACTTAAGAACATCTCTATCGGTGAGAGGATAGTAATAAGAATTTAAGTAGGCATATCCTAGAAAGTTGTACTTTCCACCAAGGCCTGCATATTCCATTTCAAACCGGGAGCGAAAGCCTCGTGTTGGAAACTCGAGTTGGTCAGTGGAATCGTAGGAGAGGTCAAAACCTGTCGCTGAGATAATCCCATCTTTTCCTGCAGCTGCAACTAGCTCTGGATCATCGTCACTATTGTTACTAATGTGCGTATGGGAGTTTCTCAGTCTATAATGCCAACCAAAACGAACAAACGCATTGATTTCATAATTGGCATGAAGCGTCAATCCAGTTGCATCGATGTCGTAGTCATTAGAAATATAGCGATTGCTTGTTCTTTCGATATCAAAGCCCACGCTCCAAAGAGAATCCATGAAGAAGGGTTTTGTCCAGGAAAGAACGTAGCTTCGGCTTTTGTTTCCCACGCTAAACGTAAGGTGAGCATACTCTCCTCCTCCCCGCAATGCTGGATAGCCTCTGTCAAATAAGCTGCCTAGGCCCTTGAAGTTGAAGTTTTTCTCCGTGATATTAATACCACCGAAAAGTGTTTCAGCAGTGCTATAGCCAAAGAAAAGGCCAAAATGCCCCGTTGATTTTTCCTCAACTTCGATATGAACATCACGATAATTGCCCTCTGTGATGGTGCAAGACTCCGATTGCACAGCATAGACATTGACATGGCTAAAATAGCCGATGTTGACCAACCGCTCTTCCGTTTTGCGTAGTTTCTCGGCGTTAAAAATTTCTCCTGGGACGACCAATGTTTCATTTAAGATAACATTCGTTTGTGTCGAACAGTTGCCAAAGACTTTGATGAGCCCTACGCGGTATTGCTCACCTTCTTCAATTGTAAAATGTACAGAATAGGAGCAAAATTCCGGATCTAGACGGCATTCAAAGTTAATATTGGCGTCAATGTACCCACGTCGTCCATAGAATTCGTCAATGCGACTACTCGATTCGCGAATTTTTTCTGGAGAAAAAATGTCCCCATCACGAACTAAAATGCGGTTCCAAATATCTTCATCTGAATAGAGAGTATTACCCTCGAATGTAACTTTGCTAATGTTGTATTGAGGACCGCGGTCTGCAATAATTGTGATAACAATTCGATCCTTTTCGCACTCATCAATATCAATCGTGATTTTTGCATCGGCAAAGCCCTGATTTTGAATATAATTCAGAATGACAAAGTTGTCATGCTGCATAGCCTCGTCATTATAGATACCTTCATGCGTTAGCCAGCTTGTAAATAAGTTGTATTTTTTTGTTGCCATGAGTTCGAGGATGGCATCTTCTTCGTAAGAGGAGAAATTACAAAAAACGATATCCTTGATTTTTCCTGAGCGTCCCTCGCTAATGCAAACGATAATGTCAACCTCATTGGTCTCTTCGTCAAGCTTAACTTCGTAGTTAAGCTCTGCTTCAAAAAATCCTTTCTTAATATAGTAACCTTTGATCTTGTGAAAGGCTTTATTGAAAGTCAGTCGATCAAAGACGGTGCAAAGCGTTACCCCTAATTCTTTCTGCAATATGCCTGTGTCAATTTTTTCGTTTCCCA
The window above is part of the Chlamydiales bacterium STE3 genome. Proteins encoded here:
- a CDS encoding Uncharacterized protein (Product derived from UniProtKB/Trembl:F8KYI9), encoding MKIKQIIIQSFLFIVAAFQIAAAPMQYENLIVEKIFVYMNGPNSDSYDSKPLKTRLKTREGDFFSQNDFDSDLKLLAQEFDRVDPSLDIVDNKLQIQLKIFPKPIIRTITWLGNEKIDTGILQKELGVTLCTVFDRLTFNKAFHKIKGYYIKKGFFEAELNYEVKLDEETNEVDIIVCISEGRSGKIKDIVFCNFSSYEEDAILELMATKKYNLFTSWLTHEGIYNDEAMQHDNFVILNYIQNQGFADAKITIDIDECEKDRIVITIIADRGPQYNISKVTFEGNTLYSDEDIWNRILVRDGDIFSPEKIRESSSRIDEFYGRRGYIDANINFECRLDPEFCSYSVHFTIEEGEQYRVGLIKVFGNCSTQTNVILNETLVVPGEIFNAEKLRKTEERLVNIGYFSHVNVYAVQSESCTITEGNYRDVHIEVEEKSTGHFGLFFGYSTAETLFGGINITEKNFNFKGLGSLFDRGYPALRGGGEYAHLTFSVGNKSRSYVLSWTKPFFMDSLWSVGFDIERTSNRYISNDYDIDATGLTLHANYEINAFVRFGWHYRLRNSHTHISNNSDDDPELVAAAGKDGIISATGFDLSYDSTDQLEFPTRGFRSRFEMEYAGLGGKYNFLGYAYLNSYYYPLTDRDVLKWRLDLRCIDPFGKGLDDLPLDERLFLGGDNVIRGYRAYRIGPRFQKSKDPKGGLTMQIASLEYNHRFNKRFDGFVFFDAGQLHEHKWELNRRIFTSVGFGARIKVLDSFPPVCLGFGFPTNHCKGSQVRRFFISFGGKF